A region of the Chaetodon trifascialis isolate fChaTrf1 chromosome 7, fChaTrf1.hap1, whole genome shotgun sequence genome:
GACCCTGGTTAGTCTATGTGTATCATTAACATTGTGATTGATCCATCTACACTATGACTGCAGGTTGGATTTCATATTAATGATCTTCAGGTGACCTCTTTGCTCTGACAGATGATTGCTTATTGATTAGTAAATGCCTTTGTAGGATTTACTATACTGACCAGATTTtactttgttttgattttagtTTCGGAGTCTAAATTTCTGTGGATATGATTTAAAACTTCTGCTTGGGCAACAGCCTTCCTTTGTTGAATATAAAGTTTAATTTAATAATGCCCCTATTAATATAACAGAGACATTTATGCCAAGAGCATGATGCAATTTTTTCTTTATGAATCAGTGGGAATAATAAGGAGGATAACCACAAATCTGCATACAAATTGTGCACTGTATTCACATTAATACATCTACACATGCAGCAGGTATCAGAGATGTTAaaaatgaagacttttgttCTGAAATGTGGATTTTGCTCATTTGGATACAAACGTAAATGCATAGAGGCAACATATGTGTGAAAAAACAGGTTCTTAATCAACAGGGATTATGTGGAGATAAATGTGTGAATAAATTGTGCTGCATGTATAAAATACAGATATATTCAGTCAGATTTGTGCAGCAAATGTGACACAGACTAGTCCAGACTGCAGAAATACAGTGTCAGGTACTTTGTCGAGAGGCACCTTGCTTCATTTCTCTCCTCGTTGTCTGAGGCTGAAGCAGGTTGCATAAGAAGCAGCGCACAATCTGACGCCTGCCAACACAAAAGAGCGCCTGAGATGCTCCATGCTGTAACTTGGAAGGATGAGTTGAGGGCTGAAAGTGCTTTGTTGATGCATTGGTTCACCTGGGTTTCTCCTCTGCTAGGCTGGCAAtctctaaaagacaaaaaaaataaaataaaaaaaaataaaaatgaaaaccctGCATGTCATTTAATCTTATCCaggcatgtttttgtgtccatagGGCTGAAATCTGCTTGTTCCCcacaaaaaacagagaaagaccaGAGTGAAGCTCTGGTGAGTAGTTTCTCAATAATATCCAAACAGCGTGATGCATTGATGCAGTTACAGTCGAGCTGCCATGTAAAGACATTTTTCCCTGTATGtgccatgttgttttttttgttgttgttgttttgtaattTCTATTCATTTATATAGTTCATTATATTTAATTGAACAGAATGAGACCCCAGTTTTGTTTACCTGTTACTTCCTGTAATATCATAAGAAACACATGAATATGAATTGTGAGAAATGATTCGTATAGAGATCACTGTTTCCCCCACCACTGAATGGGTTAGGTGGTCTCTTGTGTGGAGCCATTTCActtaaaaatgattaatttgTAGCGCAGTTTCCTTCAAAAACCTTGCAAATGTTGTGgggaaaacactgctgtaaCTGAGCATTTCTTTAGGCTGCATTGGcgtttaattttatttcactttctgCTGAATGAACTGCTTGAAATCTCTGGGCCCTGACTGGTTTGACCTGTTGTTTCCTGATGCAGCGTCTATCCGACGATGGTGCCGCTCAGAAGCTGCCCCCTAGTGGTCTGAACACCGAAACTGCACAAGGTGATGCCCTGCCAACAGTAATACTGCTGTGTCCTTCCTGCTTTACTCTGTGTGCTCCGAGCAAAGAGCACAGTAGCATGTTTCCCTGCCTCAGTCCTTCTTCCTGTATGCATTTGATCATATCTGTGCCGCCCTCCGCTCCCTGTTGTACAGTAGTTGTGTGGAAAAGAAGCGTGTAAATCTGTCAATGGGCTCGATGTTTCATCAGCTGTCAGTTACACAGAAATGTGACCTTGTTGCACGCTGTAACTCTGCATTTTAAGCAGCCTGCAAACATATCAGTGATTGACAGCACATGATAAACTCACCCATCCAGGGATCATCACTTTCTGCCATTACTCTCTCCCTcgtctgtctttatctctcctgtcctcaccctccaaccttttaatttgaaaagacTGTTATAACATCTGACTTTTCAAACAATCCTTTTCTGCCCTTTTAAAAACGttgcgtgaatgtgtgtgcgcatatcCAAGGGAATACATCTCCCCGTGGGCAGGAGTGTTTACTATTTTTTGATGCCTCTGCTGGTTTGAATTGGGACTGATAGCCTGTGGCAACACTGTTGTGCACGCTCACATCACATATGTTCAGAAATCCTgtagtttctctctctccaatctcgtctcctctctctctgctgatctCCCAtctgtccccctctctccaCTTATCTGCACGattcaaccccccccccccgcagagAGGACTGTGTGTGGGGCCCAGAGGCAGAAGAAGGCTCGCCAGGCGCAGGACCTCACTGAGAGGATCCAGCATCCGCCTGGACCTGCGGATCAACAGCCTGAACACACGCTGCCCCTGGAGAATCGTGAGTCAACATCCGCATGCACGGGCACACACATCCAGAATCACACTCAGTTTTTTCCTTTATTATTTCCCACCCGATGTCTTCTGTTCCTCTTTTGACCTTACCTCCTTTCACTTTTCTTTGCCTCAGGTCCTGCTTCTTTCCCTCTGTCAGCTGATGTCTTCGAAGAtgacatctcctcctcctcctcctcgcccacTGAGCAAAATGGCGTTCACCAATCACCAGCCTTTTCTTCATTGCCAGGGCTCTCAGGTGACCAATTACTGAGTGACTTCTCAGCTGTGGTCCCGCCCCTTAATAGCCACAGCCCCAGTCACGCTCAGGTGAGGGGAGGAAGCCTGATCAGTTAATTCCCGCCAATAACCttcaataaatacattaaagtGAATattaacagactgctgcatttATAAATAGCCTCATATGTCAGCTATGATAATCTGATATTCTGCCTTCAGTCTGGTTTGGCGTTGCTCCCGGCAACCGAGGGCATCAGACCACCGATGAGTGTAACACTGGGTGACTCAAACTCCATGGCAACAACTGGGAGACCAAATGGGATTTATCTGACCTCTCAGACCACACCCCTGCTGCCAAAGGTAATGTGGGGTTAATGCATGCTAATGCCAGCACACAAAAGCCTCCCTGCtttcagttttcatgttttggcTCATTGAATTTTTATAACTTTTTCATGACTCCTCAAATCAAATGATCATATTAAGAACGCACTCATATAAATGTGGTAATATGACATTTTCATGCAGAGAAACAGCACTTAAATTGTGTATGTGCTTGCTGCGGCGGCAGGTATTCACAGCAGGTATACAACATAAGAGATAAAAGAGCATTGTGGAGGTCTTCAGCCCAACAGGACGGTCACTCCTCTGTTTCGTCAAACACAATGCTCGTCTCCAAGCTGCTCTGCATTCATTACTGTCAATTTGCACTTCTGGGGGAGCTGCGTATTTGCCCTGTAGgttaacacattcacacacaagcagcatgGCTGTATGTCAGAACCAGCACATGCTGTCATCTGGAGATTTGTGAAGCATTTGTACGTATCATGCAAGAACTTAACCTTGACATGGGGCAAATACTGTCAAACAGCATGAAACGACTTGACATTTTCTCTCTAATATTTTACACGCTACTCTCAAAATTACTCACTAGAACCACAGAATAGCTATAGTTTTTTGGgcaatgtgtgtttttgcagacaGCTCGGCCGGCCAGCCCCgcctgctcctcttccctgcCCACCTCCCTCAACTTCAACCACCCCCCTCGTCCACGGAAACCGCGGGACACCAAACCCAAAATGAGGAAACTCCAGTATCACCAGTACATTCCTCCAGACCAGAGGGGAGGGTCTGGGGCTGGAGGTACCTACATCTATTTATTTGACCTTTCTACATTTATTCCAATTCTTTTTCCATTTGTCCAATCAAGGCTTACTCTTGTTGCCAGAAGTTTGAATTGAACCTAAAAAGGGTTTATTTTCAGGGGGAAGAGCCAAACAGAAGAGCCCTACCCCTGCCCAGCCTTTAGACCCAGCCTATTCCCAACTCCTGAATCAGCAGCAGgtcttcctccagctgcagatcctccagaaccagcagcagcagcagcagcagcagcagcagcagcagcagcagcagctacagtcacAACAACAGCTCACTGTTGTAGCCAGGTATGTCAATTCAGCATTAGATCAACCAAAATGAGCCGGCTATCTGTGCTTTATCAATGAGACATCAGATGTTGGGTTAGTTAATGCTTatgtctgtcttctctttgtAATGTAACAGGATCATTGTTGGACTCACAATATGTCTATAATATAATAGCCATGTCTTTGTATTGTCACACTGtctttcttgtgtgtttgtcattgaaaatctagaataaaatctaaatgacaaaagtaaatgtttctgtcattcCTTCAGTGGAGATCATAGTGATCTTGTAAAGTCCTCTGGAGCCATGCCACTGAATCCCCAACCAGTTCCCGCCACAACCAACCACACCCCTCTGGACGCAAACCCTGCGTCCAAGCCTGAGCTCCTCCCTGCAAATCTGGTCGATCTAACGGTAAGAAAAGCAGGAAAGCTTTGCAGCGAATGCCTGAGAATGCTTACTATCATTTACAAGTCAGGGTGAAGACAAGTGtcctctgccctccctcccccacctcTTGTCTTTCCTCAGGTGTCGGAGTTGCGGCAGCAGCTGCGTAAGCGCGGCCTCCCTGTCTCCGGCACAAAACCTGCTCTGTTGCAGCGTCTCCGACCCTTCCAGCTTCCCCACTCTTGCCTCGCCCCTGCTCCCCTCTGCCAGCTGGGTACCAGCCTGGAGCCCCTCACCCCATGCCCCCCACTGCCACCCAGCCAGAGCCCCAGCTCAAGCTCCAGCTCTGGACTAGACTCGCCCGGCAGAAGCCCGAACCAACAGATGTACATCCCGGACAGGGGAATGCCTAATGCGATTCTCAGCGACGCTTCGAAAGGAATTCCGAATGGCTTCTCGAACGCTGTGTCAGCCAGTTTGGCAGGCGAACAGTGTGGTCTTACCAACACTGTCTTCCTGGCTCCTGCTAGCACTGCCTCAGGAACCCCAAGTCCCAGTCTACCCATGTCGTCCTCCTCGCCCCTGCAGTGCGGGACTCCCTGGAGAACCGAGAACGAGCAGCAGcggcaacagcagcaggagctgagcGTGGAGCTGGAGATGAGGGAGAGGTTGAGGAGCAGACCCAGGGACCGCTCTACTAACGCGGGCAACGAGGTGAGCGAGGAAAGGCTCTGGCCATTGGTCTACACGTGTTAGAGAATTGCTCGTTTTCCCAGAACTGAAGTCATTAatacttttttaaattattcCTCCAGTCTTGTGGAGGATCTCTTCATCCCTTCCTGCAACAGGATCCTGGATGCTCGAGAGGCAAACCAGAAACGGATGCGCAGACAGAAGTGTTGTTtacacaggtgaacacacaaaTCAATACACACATATCTCAATAATCGCTTTTCAAGGGTACACTACAGAGCCTTCAGTCTATAAATCTGGTCAAACATGTGAGCATACTCTCATCGCTGCAAGTAAACTAATTTACCCCTGCTTTCTAATCAGGTGTTTTGCTGCCAGCCGTGTGATGTGATTGGCCAGGACTTTGAGTTGCCAGTGCAGATTACAGCAAGTCCTGTTCAGACTGGAGTTCGCAGCCTTGAGGAAGAACTGCAGGAGGCTATCCAGAAAGCACAGGTTAGAGTCTGCAGATGAACAGGAAAAGATCACCAAGAGTTCCTTTTGTACCGCTGGATTTAAAGTTGTCTTTCTTTTGTCCACAGATGGACCCTCGGCAGTCCATAGACGACATTCTGGATGAGCCTATGACTTGTGCCGGTGAGTGTCCTGTAATTAATAAAGAATGCATCCTAAATGACGCTCGTATTTCTTTTAGTGTCTAATCCTTTTTACAACCTCTCGTCCAGGCTCTGTCAATGTCTCCGATCATAAATCCCCTGCCCACTCAGTTCTCGGCCCGtcgactcctcctcctcctcttcctcctcaagCCGATCTGTCCCAGGCCTCCCAGCAGCACAACAAGGATGACAACTTCCTGCCCTCACCTCTTTGCTCCTCTCTCTTGCTGGagctccctccatctcctgctgTAATAAACCCCAGCCAGGTAATcccagctcctccaccacctcccatCTGTACCTCCCCTCTGTCGTCCACTGGGAAGTCACGCAAACGACGGGCTCCGACGCTGTTTGACGCCGCTGACTGGCTTGAAACGCTGACATCTGGCCTCCGGCCTCTCTCTCCACCGGCAGCTCCTTTTGTTGAGTCAGACTTCAGTCTGGATTCAGATCTGAATGTCAGTCGAGTGTTGGATCTGATGATAGAGCAATGGTGAGGACTCGTGTGCTCATATCTGTTTGTAGCTCCTTTGTATTGTACAGTAGATGAGccttgcatttttttaatggtCGTGAATGGGGCAAGCCGTATTCATCGCACTGAGGGCACAAGATTGTGAATAGTggcctccatccatccatccatccatccatccatcgctGAGAGGCTGTCAGAGTCACTGGCTCCACGCAATGTCGAGAGCTGGATTCATTGCTAGCTTTGATGGGGCGAcaagagcacaaacacatgcacgcatagACACTGCAGAGCGATGTTTAAAAGCACTTGGGCTCAGCCAGGAATGGCAAACAAGCATCACATCTGTGGATTGACACACTCCACAGCACAATGTTTGCAGTgcacaacaaaagaaaacctgGTGGCATATTAATTTAAACATGCTTCCTGGCTGCGCTGGGAGAATGTTGTTTCTGACTTATCTCCAAACCCTGTTGTCAGTTTGGGTTGAGTGTGGCCCCTGGTGTTGACTCAGTCATTGAGTCCTAGCCATTCATAAAGCCCATTTAGAGTGTGTAAAAGCCAGACAGAGCACACAGCTTGTGTGTGGCTCCAGACCTTAACAACGGTGCCAGACACACAGTCGGCATGCAGAGGGAGAAAGCTGGCAGAAGCTACAAACAAGCAGTGTGagtgcgtgcttgtgtgtgcgtaagcttgtgtgtatgtatgttaaGTATGCGTGTGTTCGGTATGTAACTGTGTGACTGAGTACACAAGGctgctttgttttgtatgtgtCAGCAGCCAAATGCGTCCATGTATATTTATAAGCATTAATGCCAAATGCACTTGTAGCTATTTGCTTACAATTaactgtgcctgtttgtgtgtggtgtgatTGATCTGTGAGAGGATGTGTGTGGAAGACACAGACAAGAAGCTGTGGATTTCTGTGTCCACATTGCAGACCAGACATTTCAGTGTAGCCTCATTGCCAGCAGGCAGTAATTCCAGTGTAGTTATCCAGTGTAATCATCAGAACAACCACATTACCTTGTTCAAGTCACCCTTCTCCAGGAGAGCAATCAGGCAACCACCCCAAAAATAGTCCCCATACAAATGCTCCAATCAGACAAGTGAGAGTTTCCTCATCGCTTTGCAAAAACAGGTGGTCATTTTGTACCCTGATTAACCCCCAACAGTGTCTGGCCCGCTGCACGGTGCTTACTCTGCTAGTAGCAAAGCCAGATTTAGCACAATTTATAGCCTGACCCCAAGGTCACACCTGCTCACTTAGTGTAAATGAATTccacaaatgttttatttgacattGTTAAATCTTTGCTGTACCTTACAAAACGACCATTTATATTGAGAGAAAATGCACTGTAGAGATTAGCACAGAATATGACGTGTGGAGAACATGTAACATGTCACATGACCAGAGGTGAGCTTGTCAGTTGAAGCTGATACAGTAATTGCCGCGCATTTTCTTAACGGTGACAGTGatgttgcttttatattgtGCATGATTTACTGGCAGGAATGGGTACATTATTTGTTTGCATAATACACTTTCAGTGAGTTATGTCCATTCTCAACCCCACTTAACATAATGacattaatgaaaaacaaatgcaacagaggTTAGCTGCCATTAACCTCTGCTGTGACAGATACATGCAATTTAGATAACAAGATCTCATCTACGTGAGCTTATATTCTGCCCTTAATTGGCTGGAAGTCCCATCAATCACTTTAGAGAGCCCAGATTGGCTCATTCATATCTGGAACATCTTATGATTTGATAACCAACTGGAAGTCCTTCCATAAGaccactttattttgaaaaagttTTGTCTTTCCTCAGTCTCCAAGGTACTGTGTCACAATAAAGATGAAGTGCTAAGTGCAATATGATTTGTGTAAAGGGCACATTAACTCACAGATCTGAGGTCATAGGATGTTCATACCATGTATTTTGTATGCAAACTTTTCAGTGTTGCTGCCGGCCGGTTTCTGACTCTGATGATTCACTGGCGTCTTACGAAACAAGACAGCCGTGATGAATTGTTGGAGGAAGACATCTGTGCATAGGCAAACCTTCAACACACAGCTTTATGTTGAAGCTATCCTTGAACAGCTTTCTCTACAGACACCATGAAAAATGCAGTTAAATGTGGATGGATGGCTATGATAATCATAGTGATCAATAAACGTTGCAtgctgcataaataaaaaaagaagaaaagaaaattgatAGGCGGGAGAGTAAGATGCTACCTCCTGTGACTTCCAACGCTTTAGGGCCGACACCAgtgttttccccttttcttaTTTAATTTCCGAACACTGGTGCAGAGTTTCCTGGAACACCCCTGAGACAGTTTCACGGGTTTGACTGAAGCCCAGGTTTAATGCCTCTGTTTTGAACTGGGTTTGAAACTGACCTGAGGCAGATTTGGAGCTGGTTAGGACACTCGGGTGCTTCAGGTAGCTGACTCTGTTGGCCACTTCTGCTGCTATAAATGCCGAATTGTGAAAacatgagagaaaataaaaatgtgtttgcttttatttattatgtaaCTTATTCATGCAAAAGATATCAACCAATGtccaaaatatgtttaaaagCACTGAGAAAATTAAAGTCTTAATAGATTTTCAATGTGGTTcctctgattgtttttttttttttttatccatgcGACGTGAGCCAGCAGCTCGCTGCTGTGATACGGCACACTGAAAGGATTAACAAGTGAATTGCTTCATGAAGAAAGAACAACTCAAGttacatatttcacaaaaaaaaattgtctcAAATGGTGTCTTCTCAAATATTGATGATCACAAAGTAAATTATTCATTTGTACCAATATGCTGCTTAAATATCCATGAAACAGCACTAACATCCGCATGGCTTGATGGTTAATCTTCATAAAGACGCAGCATtgtgatgtggaggagcagtgaTGTGGCTGTCAGTGATCATCAAAGGACCACAACATGTAACAGAAAGGAtagtttattttcataaaaatcATCTCACGTCATGTTTTTCCTGAAAATACCTCATCGAATCAAAATTTCCATATTGTTACTGCTGTACTGTGTACTCAGATGATGTTCCAGTTGCATTATGCATCAGAATAAGCGCCTTGTGATGTACCATCAAAGGGGGTATCTGGACCTCAAATACAAGTTTGCATGAAAAAGACTACATTTGAATGAAAAGGTGGATTGAGTGAGTTGTTTTGACCCTCCACTAAATAAAAACGCCTGCAGCAAGTCAAATACACTCCTGTGACAGAACTGCCACATGTTGTTCACTTGTAGCTATACAGCCGTGCTAGCAGCTGTGCTTAGAGCTACATGCTAATctaagcatgctaacacgctcacaatgACAACGATAACATACCAAGAAGgtttaatgtttaccatgttcaccatctcagtttagcatttgtttaacacaaagtacagctgaggctcgTGTATTTGGCCATAAACTCAGGTTTTGGATTAACTGAGAATTCactgcaatccatccaacatTTGTAGAGACATTTTATCCAAAACCATTAATGTCAACTTCATGGTggcactggaggaaaagtcaagggatcaccAAGTCAGCAGGATTCCTCCTCTGGGCATCATGCATGTAAAAACTGCAAGGTTATTCAAAcaataaatactgaaatattttgGTTTGATGAAAAGTAAAGTGTTGGTAAAAGCAATTAATTAACTTTGGTAACTGTTTTTGTAACTTGCTGTGATAAATGATGCATTCTGTATTATATAATCCATGATTTTCAGCATTTGTCATTATTCCTGCAAAGTGCCTCTGCTGTGAATGGAGACACATTTGGCTTAATGGATCCTGGATGACTCAGggtgtttctcctctctgatgtCTTACCAAACAACTCATATTGTTCTGCAATGCAAGGAGACGACATAAAAACATCTAAAACCTTTTTCTCATTGGGCTTGAAGACTTCATACTCCTTCAGACACAATTACCACAAATGAGCTACTTCTATAAAAGCAGGTGggttgattaattgattgattgatcacaGGGGCTTAGATGCATTGAAAGGATCCATCTCCATTCCAATCAAAGACAGGAACATAAAGATACAAGAAGCAATTCTTTCAGACTCATGTATAGTTCAGAGAGCTCTAAACCAGCCTGTCTGTTGGTACTACAGCAAGCTAAAGCTGCATATGTTGATAAGTTTAACCCCATCGTACCTGTCTAGAGACCAGGCACAAAGAGAAGTAAGATGAGACAATCTACTCTCTTTGACTTATCCACCCAGGGGTGagagtgtgttttcacagggGTAATACGCCAAAGCTGTGACCAGGGTGTAATGAGGGATTCTCTATAATGGCCCCTCTAGCCGTTCCACATCACTTCCTCCTCGTCCCCCCTTTGCAATAACCGCTTCCTGCGCGATTTCATGGGAATTAAAGGGGGAAAGGTGTGTTTCATATGTAAAGCAGGTAGCTCTTGCTGAGACGTGAGATGGTTTGTGTGGattccctccctgcctccatctcttcctctctctctctccctctctctctctctctctctcgtttcGTCTCCTGGGTTGGGGTTGGGGTGGGGTGTTGGGGGAGCCGGTTGAGGTAGGCTTTGATCACTGGCAGAAGGTCGCTATGGTTCGATTTCTGTGGCGCTCCTCTGAGAGGTTTGCTCTGCAATTATAAACCATGTGAGAGAAGGCTGAGGGATGTTAATTTCTCAGCGGCTACTGTAGCGCGTGTGCCAGTTAGTCAACAGCGAACATGAATCCCATTTACAGTACGAGGCAGAAAAAGGCATTTGGTACCACAGCAACCAATACATGGGATGTAAAATCCATTAAATAATCTCTTTACTATGTGAGCAGTGTGGTCATAAGAGACTCAGTGAAGGGCTGTAAGAGCGCGAGGCCCTGAATTTCTGCTGGCTTCCCATCCACAGCCTCATATAGGCTATATACTGTAGATACACTTAAACCTGCAATacctgatttatttttttagccactgggaggcagcagaaacaaatgtgaatgcagcatttacACAGGATGACCTTTGAAGCTGATTTGGCTAATTTATCCAACAGTTGCATATTTACACACTAGCAGATACAAAGCCACATTATCAGTTATCTTGCATTTCTGGCCACCCAATCAATGAAAGTCCAACATTTACTTTAAGGTGCACAATTTTCACTCCTTCACTGACTTTATCCATCaactgtttggtgctgggcaggaaGTGTTAAGTCTGATTTTATAGTGTTTGAAATGCTTACTTATAAAGACCCACTGCCATGCTATTCAATCAttatgtgtttcactgtctcaACTGTTCTCTTAAATACAGGATCAATTTTACCATACCTTAAATTCAGTCTTCTTGGATTGTTGTCCATGTTTTAAATCATGTAACATTTACAACCCTAATTGCAAAATAGTTGGGACGCTATgtgaaacgtaaataaaaacagaatgcaagttaattaaattaaactgATTTACTGATTACTGCACATAAAGTAATGAGTTGTTGGGGAAAGTGACATTTGCATTacttttaaatgtctgtttcaATTCTCTTATTAATGCACACCATATTATTAGTTAGATTTTTAGATTGTTAGTTATTAGTTATATTATTTTAGTGTTGCTGTGGTAGAGTGGGGCAACTGCCAAATTTGATCTGTCATTGTACCCCGCGTTAGTTCAGTGAAAAGAGTTATTAATACTcctgaccaccagagggcaaCAACGTCCCCACCTGTGAGCTACACTTGTATTGTTTTAGTTAGACAACAGATTTTGGTAGACCAACACGACGCTGGATGTTAACTAAGCTCTGCTTCACTACATTATGAATAATTATATTTGTTGAAGTTTATTTGGTTTATATAAGAAAGATTACAAAACGCATTGATGAAAAGCAGGCTCACACTGCCTGCACTCTCCTGCGCCACCGTCAGGTCAGGTGACGTTATCATAAACCGGAAATCCGGGAAACAAGCGGCGTTTGTCTTCCGTCCTCTGCAGCTATTTTCAGGTAAGATAAAAGTGACTATTTAAATGTCACTAAGTGTAATTTGATTTGAGGAAGCAATTAGTTACCTTTGTTTTACCTGTCAAAGTCGTGAAATTACAGTAACTTTGTAAAACCTTACTTCCAGCACAGAGTTCAGTTGGTTATTTGTGCTTAATGGTCAAAAGACTGGTTCAACCCAAATGTGCAAACTAAACTTAGCTTTTTACACATCTATAGTCGACAGTCTTATAGCAGTTTCCACCTGtcatgaataataaaaacaccACCTGCATCTTTCAAACTCAGTGTGATACAGTGATATCAGAACATATACACCATGAactatttatctgtttatttattatttaaataagTAACTaaaattatatatttaaaaacactttttgtgtAGAATTGGAAAATATGCCAGCTGTAGCATCAAAAGAGACAGTGTGGCAGGCACGCTGCGCTCCCTGCAGCAATACATGCAATACAGTTGTCATTGGGATTGTCTCATATTTATACAAATGTGAACATAATTTCAGTAACTGTCTGCATGtagcagctttaaaaacactcCATTTTTCAGTAATCAAACcacaaagaaggaaagaagaagctGCAACAGATACTCAGTTATAGATTTTGATATACACCTTTATCTCTGCAAATTGGACCCTCAGACTGCTTCCACAAGTCTGtaaaaacatctgaatgaaTAATTTCCTCTTGGGACATAAAACACGGGGATTGAATGGAGCCACAACAGAAATCttgttttctgctgtaaaaACTGTTGAATTATTGCTGCTGTTCTGCCCCAAGgaagaaatatttgaaaaattCAAATGCTGTTCTCTTgtgttgttctctttttttctc
Encoded here:
- the LOC139334174 gene encoding myocardin → MTLLASERSLLIRNKFRSVLQLRIQNRRQSEINADPGLKSACSPQKTEKDQSEALRLSDDGAAQKLPPSGLNTETAQGDALPTVILLCPSCFTLCAPSKEHKRTVCGAQRQKKARQAQDLTERIQHPPGPADQQPEHTLPLENRPASFPLSADVFEDDISSSSSSPTEQNGVHQSPAFSSLPGLSGDQLLSDFSAVVPPLNSHSPSHAQSGLALLPATEGIRPPMSVTLGDSNSMATTGRPNGIYLTSQTTPLLPKTARPASPACSSSLPTSLNFNHPPRPRKPRDTKPKMRKLQYHQYIPPDQRGGSGAGGGRAKQKSPTPAQPLDPAYSQLLNQQQVFLQLQILQNQQQQQQQQQQQQQQQLQSQQQLTVVASGDHSDLVKSSGAMPLNPQPVPATTNHTPLDANPASKPELLPANLVDLTVSELRQQLRKRGLPVSGTKPALLQRLRPFQLPHSCLAPAPLCQLGTSLEPLTPCPPLPPSQSPSSSSSSGLDSPGRSPNQQMYIPDRGMPNAILSDASKGIPNGFSNAVSASLAGEQCGLTNTVFLAPASTASGTPSPSLPMSSSSPLQCGTPWRTENEQQRQQQQELSVELEMRERLRSRPRDRSTNAGNEVFCCQPCDVIGQDFELPVQITASPVQTGVRSLEEELQEAIQKAQMDPRQSIDDILDEPMTCAGSVNVSDHKSPAHSVLGPSTPPPPLPPQADLSQASQQHNKDDNFLPSPLCSSLLLELPPSPAVINPSQVIPAPPPPPICTSPLSSTGKSRKRRAPTLFDAADWLETLTSGLRPLSPPAAPFVESDFSLDSDLNVSRVLDLMIEQW